The Candidatus Eisenbacteria bacterium genome has a segment encoding these proteins:
- the rpmE gene encoding 50S ribosomal protein L31 produces MKAGIHPIYEMRPFHCYGCGAEWSTRTTLKPHSSDGKVHLDICSSCHPFFTGKQKLLDKAGRVDRFRKRYAKVTAEKAEKSEASNG; encoded by the coding sequence ATGAAGGCAGGCATTCATCCGATCTACGAGATGCGCCCGTTCCACTGCTACGGCTGCGGAGCGGAGTGGAGCACGCGCACCACGCTCAAGCCGCACTCCTCGGACGGCAAGGTTCACCTCGACATCTGCTCGAGCTGCCACCCGTTCTTCACCGGCAAGCAGAAGCTGCTCGACAAGGCCGGCCGCGTGGATCGCTTCCGCAAGCGCTACGCGAAGGTCACGGCCGAGAAGGCGGAGAAGTCCGAAGCTTCGAACGGCTAG
- a CDS encoding DUF1385 domain-containing protein — MPFLPVGGQAVVEGVMMRAPSKIAVAVRRADGTVTFMDRAFESVTRRHRWLGLPVVRGAVSLFETMYVGVLALNFSADEAVKDEPVKDAAQGAKGGQEGKGGLGALVQGLTLLLALALGLFLFVVLPARLTSTLGFHGRVAFGLVDGLFRLLAFVLYLLLISQWKEMARVLGYHGAEHKAIHAVEAGVELTPENVQRFPRLHPRCGTTFLFLVVVISIVVFTFVGRPTNVAMHLVRIACMPLIAGVAFEFIRLSGKYFDRPWVRAVTWPGMQFQLLTTREPDLAMCEVAIRSLERVLDDATVVKMRAEGGMKELSFIQ; from the coding sequence ATGCCCTTCCTGCCGGTCGGCGGCCAGGCGGTCGTCGAAGGCGTCATGATGCGCGCGCCGTCGAAGATCGCGGTCGCCGTCCGCCGCGCGGACGGCACCGTCACGTTCATGGACCGCGCGTTCGAATCGGTGACCAGGCGCCATCGCTGGCTCGGCCTGCCGGTCGTGCGCGGTGCGGTGTCGCTCTTCGAGACGATGTACGTCGGCGTCCTCGCGCTCAACTTCAGCGCCGACGAGGCGGTGAAGGACGAGCCGGTGAAGGACGCGGCGCAGGGCGCGAAGGGCGGGCAGGAAGGAAAGGGCGGACTCGGCGCACTGGTCCAGGGCCTGACCCTGCTGCTCGCGCTGGCGTTGGGACTCTTCCTGTTCGTGGTGCTGCCCGCGCGGCTCACGAGCACGCTCGGCTTTCACGGCCGCGTCGCCTTCGGGCTCGTGGACGGGCTCTTCCGGTTGCTCGCGTTCGTCCTCTACCTGCTGCTCATCTCGCAGTGGAAGGAGATGGCGCGCGTGCTCGGCTATCACGGCGCCGAGCACAAGGCGATCCACGCGGTCGAGGCGGGCGTCGAGCTGACCCCGGAGAACGTCCAGCGTTTCCCGCGCCTGCACCCGCGCTGTGGAACGACGTTCCTGTTCCTCGTCGTCGTCATCAGCATCGTCGTGTTCACGTTCGTGGGGCGGCCGACGAACGTGGCGATGCACCTGGTGCGCATCGCCTGCATGCCGCTCATCGCCGGCGTCGCGTTCGAGTTCATCCGGCTTTCGGGCAAGTACTTCGATCGCCCGTGGGTGCGCGCGGTCACCTGGCCCGGCATGCAGTTCCAGCTGCTCACGACCCGCGAGCCCGACCTGGCGATGTGCGAGGTGGCGATCCGCTCGCTCGAGCGCGTGCTCGACGACGCGACCGTGGTGAAGATGCGCGCCGAAGGCGGCATGAAGGAGCTGAGCTTCATCCAATGA
- the prfA gene encoding peptide chain release factor 1 has product MAEALRRVEERYAELETLLSDPAVATDPRRLRDLSRERARLQETVNRSAEYREVARTIADDEQAAASGDAELAELANAELPGLREREAALGEQLKKLLLPRDPDDDKNVIVEIRAGTGGDEAALFAGDLYRMYSKYADARGWKHEVMSLSEAAVGGYKEVIFTLEGESVYREMKFESGVHRVQRVPATEASGRIHTSAATVAVLPEVEDVDVDIREEDLRVDVYRSGGKGGQGVNTTDSAVRITHLPTGVVVTCQDERSQIKNRAKAMKVLRARLYDAKLAEAQAKYAAQRKSQVSTGDRSAKIRTYNFPQGRVTDHRINFTLHSLANFMEGEIGEMTEALVVADAAERLAALAGGGS; this is encoded by the coding sequence ATGGCCGAGGCGCTGCGGCGCGTGGAGGAACGTTACGCCGAGCTCGAGACGCTGCTCTCCGACCCGGCGGTGGCGACCGACCCGCGTCGGCTGCGCGACCTGTCCCGGGAGCGCGCGCGGCTGCAGGAGACCGTGAACCGTTCCGCCGAGTACCGTGAAGTCGCGAGGACGATCGCCGACGACGAGCAGGCGGCGGCGTCCGGCGACGCCGAGCTGGCCGAGCTGGCCAACGCCGAACTCCCGGGCCTGCGCGAGCGCGAGGCCGCGCTGGGCGAACAGCTCAAGAAGCTGCTGCTGCCGCGCGACCCGGACGACGACAAGAACGTGATCGTCGAAATCCGGGCCGGTACCGGCGGCGACGAGGCGGCGCTGTTCGCCGGCGACCTCTACCGCATGTACTCCAAGTACGCCGACGCGCGCGGCTGGAAGCACGAGGTGATGAGCCTCTCCGAAGCGGCGGTGGGCGGCTACAAGGAAGTGATCTTCACGCTCGAGGGCGAGAGCGTGTACCGCGAGATGAAGTTCGAGTCGGGCGTGCACCGCGTGCAGCGCGTTCCGGCCACCGAGGCGTCGGGCCGCATCCACACCTCGGCCGCGACGGTGGCGGTGCTGCCGGAGGTCGAGGACGTGGACGTGGACATACGCGAGGAGGACCTGCGGGTGGACGTTTATCGCTCGGGCGGCAAGGGCGGCCAGGGCGTCAACACGACCGACTCGGCGGTGCGCATCACGCACCTGCCGACCGGCGTCGTCGTGACCTGCCAGGACGAACGCTCGCAGATCAAGAATCGGGCGAAGGCCATGAAGGTGCTGCGCGCCCGTCTCTACGACGCGAAACTGGCCGAAGCCCAGGCGAAGTACGCGGCGCAGCGAAAGTCGCAGGTCTCGACCGGCGACCGCTCGGCCAAGATCCGCACCTACAACTTCCCTCAGGGCCGCGTGACGGATCACCGCATCAACTTCACGCTGCACTCGCTCGCGAACTTCATGGAGGGCGAGATCGGCGAGATGACCGAGGCGCTGGTGGTGGCCGATGCCGCCGAGCGCCTCGCGGCGCTCGCCGGCGGCGGCTCCTGA
- the prmC gene encoding peptide chain release factor N(5)-glutamine methyltransferase, with protein sequence MPPTVAAALRAAEARLAHGSESPRSDAAELLSRLLGTGRGELRALGARTLDGVQAATLEAWLARRERGEPVQYITGRAAFRRLDLAVDRRVLVPRPETEGLVEAVLDALAAERDRWPAPRVLDLGTGSGAIALAIADELPAAVVTATDASDGALALARENAASCGLAARVAFAEGRWFGAVAQDERFEVVVSNPPYIAESEAAELPRDVREWEPAAALYSGGGGLEDLREIVDDAPRHLVAGGLLALELAENRAREVAAWFEGAHDWSGARLLDDLSGRPRVLLARRERGPAIAPAQWDEER encoded by the coding sequence ATCCCTCCGACCGTGGCGGCCGCGCTGCGTGCGGCCGAGGCGCGCCTGGCGCACGGCAGCGAGTCGCCGCGCTCCGATGCCGCCGAACTGCTGAGCCGCCTGCTGGGCACCGGCCGCGGTGAACTGCGCGCGCTCGGCGCGCGGACGCTGGACGGAGTGCAGGCCGCAACGCTCGAAGCCTGGCTCGCGCGTCGCGAACGAGGCGAACCGGTGCAGTACATCACCGGCCGTGCGGCGTTCCGGCGGCTGGACCTCGCGGTGGATCGCCGCGTGCTCGTGCCGCGGCCCGAGACGGAGGGCCTGGTCGAGGCGGTGCTCGACGCGCTCGCGGCCGAGCGCGACCGCTGGCCGGCTCCGCGGGTGCTCGATCTCGGCACGGGCTCGGGGGCGATCGCGCTCGCCATCGCGGATGAACTGCCGGCGGCCGTCGTGACCGCGACCGACGCCTCGGACGGTGCGCTCGCGCTGGCGCGCGAGAACGCCGCCTCTTGCGGGCTCGCGGCTCGGGTCGCCTTCGCCGAAGGCCGCTGGTTCGGCGCGGTCGCGCAGGACGAACGCTTCGAGGTCGTCGTCTCGAACCCGCCGTACATCGCCGAGTCCGAAGCCGCCGAACTGCCGCGGGACGTTCGCGAGTGGGAGCCCGCGGCCGCGCTTTACTCGGGCGGGGGCGGGCTCGAAGACCTGCGCGAGATCGTGGACGACGCCCCGCGGCACCTGGTCGCCGGCGGGCTGCTGGCGCTCGAGCTGGCCGAGAATCGCGCGCGCGAGGTCGCGGCGTGGTTCGAGGGCGCGCACGACTGGTCCGGCGCGCGGTTGCTCGACGACCTCTCCGGGCGCCCGCGCGTGCTGCTCGCGCGGCGCGAGCGCGGCCCCGCCATCGCTCCGGCGCAGTGGGACGAGGAGCGATAA
- a CDS encoding sulfurtransferase — protein sequence MSDISQRGYAHPDVLVSTDWVAAHLADPGVRVVESNEDPLLYPSGHVPGAVEVDWAADLNDPVRRDYLDRGAFESLMSRIGVTRETTVVFYGDKSNWWACYAFWIFQLFGHTHARVMDGGRLKWEREGRTLTREKPAIAPTSYTAPERDDTHIRAFRDQVLRHQAAGLPLVDVRSPQEFSGERTHMPEYPQEGVLRGGHIPGAKNVPWARAANPEDGTFKPAGDLRRIYEGEAGLGSGDDVIAYCRIGERSSHTWFVLTYLLGYPRVRNYDGSWTEWGNSVGLPIQRG from the coding sequence ATGAGCGACATCTCGCAGCGCGGCTACGCGCACCCCGACGTGCTGGTCAGCACCGACTGGGTCGCGGCGCACCTCGCCGATCCCGGCGTGCGCGTCGTCGAGTCCAACGAAGACCCGCTACTCTATCCGTCCGGCCACGTTCCCGGCGCCGTCGAAGTGGACTGGGCCGCCGACCTGAACGATCCCGTGCGCCGGGACTACCTGGACCGCGGCGCGTTCGAGTCGCTCATGTCGCGCATCGGCGTGACGCGCGAGACGACGGTGGTCTTCTACGGCGACAAGAGCAATTGGTGGGCGTGTTACGCGTTCTGGATCTTCCAGCTCTTCGGGCACACGCACGCCCGCGTCATGGACGGCGGCCGGCTCAAGTGGGAGCGCGAGGGCCGCACGCTGACGCGCGAGAAGCCGGCCATCGCTCCGACTTCTTACACCGCGCCCGAACGCGACGACACCCACATCCGCGCGTTCCGCGACCAGGTCCTGCGCCATCAGGCGGCGGGGCTGCCGCTCGTGGACGTTCGCAGCCCGCAGGAGTTCAGCGGGGAACGTACGCACATGCCCGAGTATCCGCAGGAAGGCGTGCTTCGCGGCGGCCACATTCCCGGCGCGAAGAACGTGCCGTGGGCACGCGCCGCGAACCCCGAGGACGGGACGTTCAAGCCGGCGGGCGACCTGCGGCGGATCTACGAGGGCGAGGCCGGCCTCGGAAGCGGCGACGACGTCATCGCCTACTGCCGCATCGGCGAGCGCAGCAGCCACACCTGGTTCGTGCTCACCTACCTGCTCGGCTACCCGCGCGTGCGCAACTACGACGGGAGCTGGACCGAGTGGGGCAACTCCGTCGGCCTGCCGATCCAGCGCGGATGA
- a CDS encoding SufE family protein, which translates to MNGVPAMPAPLAALAAEFERMDRGLRTESLIDYADQFEEVAPEIARRPFPELNRAPRCESEAYVFATDRPDGTLDFHFAVENPQGLSAKAWAVIVRETCSGQPLEQVAAAPQDVIYRIFGRDLSMGKGQGLIGMMELVQHAARVRIEWKRRHAAGLEG; encoded by the coding sequence ATGAACGGCGTACCCGCCATGCCCGCGCCGCTCGCCGCGCTCGCGGCCGAGTTCGAGCGCATGGATCGCGGCCTGCGCACCGAATCGCTGATCGACTACGCCGACCAGTTCGAGGAGGTCGCTCCGGAGATCGCGAGGCGGCCCTTCCCGGAGCTGAACCGGGCGCCCCGCTGCGAGTCGGAGGCCTACGTGTTCGCGACCGACCGGCCCGACGGAACGCTCGACTTTCACTTCGCGGTCGAAAACCCGCAGGGCCTGTCGGCGAAGGCGTGGGCGGTGATCGTGCGGGAGACCTGTTCCGGTCAGCCGCTCGAGCAGGTGGCGGCCGCGCCGCAGGACGTCATCTACCGCATCTTCGGCCGCGACCTGTCCATGGGGAAGGGCCAGGGCCTGATCGGCATGATGGAGCTGGTGCAGCACGCCGCCCGCGTGCGCATCGAGTGGAAGCGGCGGCACGCGGCCGGGCTCGAGGGCTGA
- a CDS encoding DUF2752 domain-containing protein, which produces MSAGSPPLACAGPRAAARGRAWRTWRNAGLAMLGAWLLLAAWTPPEDAAWSVCLFRRVTHVECPTCGMTRALSLLAHGRPAASLAKHPLAAPLAAEAALLWLLAPLALVRGWRPPRAWLRAWAVAHGAALLIVWGARLVA; this is translated from the coding sequence ATGTCCGCCGGCTCCCCCCCGCTGGCCTGCGCGGGCCCGCGCGCCGCGGCTCGCGGGCGGGCCTGGCGGACGTGGCGAAACGCCGGGCTGGCGATGCTCGGCGCCTGGCTGCTGCTCGCGGCCTGGACTCCGCCGGAGGACGCCGCCTGGTCCGTGTGCCTGTTCCGTCGGGTCACGCACGTCGAGTGTCCGACCTGCGGCATGACGCGGGCGCTCTCGCTGCTCGCGCACGGCCGGCCGGCCGCCTCGCTCGCGAAGCATCCGCTCGCCGCGCCGCTGGCGGCCGAAGCCGCCCTGCTGTGGCTGCTCGCGCCGCTCGCGCTGGTCCGCGGCTGGCGTCCGCCGCGGGCCTGGCTGCGCGCGTGGGCCGTCGCGCACGGAGCGGCGCTGCTGATCGTCTGGGGGGCGCGGCTCGTCGCCTGA
- a CDS encoding DUF1684 domain-containing protein: MRVPAAGREVVASLALLFAVHILTAPAALAKPVRPERLSAAERDSLARLIEQGRAEDNEALRTSPTSYLATVRRVDYLRRSTLVVGSAADCDVRIEDPGMPAHALRATVVGDSFHVEALDPVGVVTAGHDAVRDVVLPPSMLRVGRWSVRLSHQRYPAIIVFDPKSPRFADYKPMPWFPVNFAYRFVAPLVPDPKADTVVILSTRGNERRALRVGWFDLLVGGKPCRFEAQRLLEPGVDENSISIFFRDATTGRESYGVGRYLDPEPLGDGRWLLDFNLAYNPACAFSDHYNCPIPTRSNTVAVAIRAGARNPHMAGH, from the coding sequence ATGAGAGTGCCCGCCGCGGGCCGCGAAGTCGTCGCGTCGCTCGCCCTGCTGTTCGCCGTCCATATCTTGACGGCGCCCGCCGCGCTGGCGAAACCCGTGCGGCCGGAGCGCCTGTCCGCCGCCGAGCGGGACTCGCTCGCACGACTCATCGAGCAGGGCCGCGCCGAGGACAACGAAGCGCTTCGCACCAGCCCGACTTCGTACCTCGCGACCGTCCGGCGCGTGGACTACCTGCGCAGGAGCACGCTCGTCGTCGGCAGCGCGGCGGACTGCGACGTTCGCATCGAGGACCCCGGGATGCCGGCGCACGCGCTGCGCGCGACCGTGGTCGGCGACTCGTTCCACGTCGAGGCCCTGGATCCCGTCGGCGTCGTCACCGCCGGCCACGACGCGGTGCGCGACGTGGTCCTGCCGCCCTCGATGCTGCGCGTCGGCCGCTGGTCGGTGCGGCTGTCGCACCAGCGCTACCCGGCCATCATCGTGTTCGACCCGAAGAGCCCCCGCTTCGCGGACTACAAGCCGATGCCGTGGTTCCCGGTGAACTTCGCCTACCGCTTCGTCGCCCCGCTCGTGCCGGACCCGAAGGCCGACACGGTCGTGATCCTCTCGACGCGGGGCAACGAGCGCCGCGCCCTGCGCGTGGGCTGGTTCGACCTGCTCGTCGGCGGCAAGCCGTGCCGCTTCGAAGCGCAGCGCCTGCTCGAGCCGGGCGTGGACGAGAACTCCATCAGCATCTTCTTCCGCGACGCGACGACCGGGCGGGAGTCCTACGGCGTCGGCCGCTACCTCGACCCCGAGCCGCTCGGCGACGGGCGCTGGCTGCTCGACTTCAACCTCGCCTACAACCCGGCGTGCGCGTTCAGCGACCACTACAACTGTCCGATTCCGACCCGCTCGAACACGGTCGCGGTCGCGATTCGCGCCGGAGCGCGAAACCCGCACATGGCGGGGCACTGA
- the murA gene encoding UDP-N-acetylglucosamine 1-carboxyvinyltransferase, translating into MDALVIQGGRPLHGRVAVSGAKNAALPVMAATLLAPGVHRLRNCPQLADTRTFGRVLETLGAGVSFAGGTCTIDTTNVSSVEAPYELVKTMRASIYVLGPLLARFGAARVSLPGGCAWGPRPVNLHLTGLQAMGAQLDIEHGYIVGKGVALHGANFNFDVVSVGATAQLMMAATLAEGTTVLENVAIEPDITVLGDVLVACGARIEGLGSRRVTIHGVRSLRPIDTAIIADRIEAATFAAAAAMTGGSITLENVVPDHFEASLRKLEETGCSIVREHDEVTVSGPKRPHAADVTTAPFPGFPTDMQAQMMAVAAIADGTSVITDTIYLDRFSHVPELGRMGADIDLKGNVAVVKGVGRLSGAPVMATDLRASAALALAALVAEGETKISRIYHLDRGYENFDAKLTSLGARVERIRE; encoded by the coding sequence ATGGACGCACTCGTCATCCAGGGCGGCCGCCCGCTGCACGGCCGCGTCGCCGTCAGCGGCGCCAAGAACGCCGCGCTGCCCGTCATGGCCGCGACGCTGCTCGCGCCGGGCGTGCACCGGCTGCGCAACTGTCCGCAGCTCGCCGACACGCGCACGTTCGGCCGGGTGCTCGAGACGCTCGGCGCCGGGGTTTCGTTCGCGGGCGGCACGTGCACCATTGACACGACGAACGTCAGCAGCGTCGAGGCGCCCTACGAGCTGGTGAAGACGATGCGCGCCAGCATCTACGTGCTCGGGCCGCTGCTCGCCCGCTTCGGCGCCGCGCGCGTCTCGCTGCCCGGCGGCTGCGCGTGGGGGCCGCGACCGGTGAATCTGCACCTCACCGGGCTGCAGGCCATGGGCGCGCAGCTCGACATCGAGCACGGCTACATCGTCGGCAAGGGCGTCGCGCTGCACGGCGCGAACTTCAACTTCGACGTGGTCAGCGTCGGCGCGACGGCGCAGCTCATGATGGCCGCGACGCTCGCCGAGGGCACGACCGTGCTCGAGAACGTCGCGATCGAGCCCGACATCACCGTGCTCGGCGACGTGCTCGTCGCCTGCGGCGCGCGCATCGAGGGCCTCGGATCGCGCCGGGTGACGATCCACGGCGTCCGCTCGCTGCGGCCCATCGACACCGCGATCATCGCCGACCGCATCGAGGCCGCGACCTTCGCCGCGGCGGCGGCGATGACCGGCGGCTCCATCACGCTCGAGAACGTAGTGCCCGATCATTTCGAGGCGTCGCTCAGGAAGCTCGAGGAAACGGGCTGCTCGATCGTGCGCGAGCACGACGAGGTCACGGTCAGCGGACCGAAGCGGCCGCACGCGGCCGACGTCACGACCGCGCCGTTCCCCGGCTTTCCCACCGACATGCAGGCGCAGATGATGGCCGTCGCGGCCATCGCCGACGGCACGAGCGTGATCACCGACACCATCTACCTCGACCGTTTCTCGCACGTGCCCGAGCTGGGACGCATGGGCGCGGACATCGACCTCAAGGGGAACGTCGCGGTCGTCAAGGGCGTCGGGCGATTGTCGGGCGCGCCGGTCATGGCGACCGACCTGCGCGCGAGCGCCGCGCTCGCCCTGGCGGCGCTGGTGGCCGAGGGCGAGACGAAGATCTCCCGCATCTACCACCTCGATCGCGGCTACGAGAACTTCGACGCCAAGCTGACCTCGCTCGGCGCGCGCGTCGAGCGCATCCGCGAATGA